A portion of the Vicia villosa cultivar HV-30 ecotype Madison, WI unplaced genomic scaffold, Vvil1.0 ctg.000320F_1_1, whole genome shotgun sequence genome contains these proteins:
- the LOC131626745 gene encoding signaling peptide TAXIMIN 1-like yields the protein MCNSNGECRPLGFLLGLPFAFLCLIISIIGIIVWIVGLTLTCICPCCLCLTVIVELALELVKAPLHVMEWFTSKIPC from the exons ATGTGTAATTCAAATGGTGAGTGCAGACCCTTAGGTTTTCTCTTGGGTCTACCCTTTGCTTTTCTCTGCCTCATCATCTCAATCATCGGTATCATTGTATGGATCGTTGG GTTGACTCTGACATGTATATGTCCCTGCTGTTTGTGCTTGACAGTAATTGTGGAACTTGCTTTGGAATTGGTAAAGGCTCCACTTCATGTTATGGAATGGTTCACCTCTAAGATCCCTTGTTGA
- the LOC131626723 gene encoding uncharacterized protein LOC131626723 produces the protein NHQHSPWSGLHSWRHSPLNENRNWGPHGPHPAPEPDLNDSPFGEASSLAEFGSIVLSTTDPLTKSHLSHLAYSLWRRHNLPIGLSDPPSRPARPEKPLLVSPREVPAPKNSGLPLNAYLLHNLAHVELNAIDLAWDTVVLFSPYSDLLGEGFFADFAHVADDESRHFSWCSQRLAELGFEYGDMPAHNLLWRECEKSSDNVAARLAVIPLVQEARGLDAGPRLVQKLVGFGDNRTSKIVARIAEEEVAHVAVGLCWFLSVCQKMGRTPDSTFKDLLKEYNVELKGPFNYAAREEAGIPRDWYDAPSTSNQEKKDKDNDKKHLSEVYERVASIIAMERENLSFTRPSE, from the exons aatcaccaacattcCCCATGGTCTGGTCTCCATTCATGGAGGCACAGTCCTCTCAACGAGAATCGCAACTGGGGTCCACACGGTCCTCACCCCGCACCGGAACCCGACCTCAACGATTCCCCTTTCGGTGAAGCTTCTTCATTGGCTGAGTTTGGTTCCATTGTTCTTTCTACCACTGACCCCCTCACCAAGTCCCATCTCTCCCACCTCGCTTACTCCCTCTGGCGCCGCCACAATCTTCCTATTGGCCTCTCCGACCCTCCATCTCGACCTGCACGACCTGAGAAACCTCTTCTG GTTTCCCCTAGGGAGGTTCCTGCTCCTAAAAATTCGGGTTTGCCTCTGAATGCTTATTTGCTTCATAATCTAGCACATGTGGAGCTCAATGCAATTGATTTGGCTTGGGATACTGTTGTTCTATTTTCTCCCTATAGTGATCTTCTTGGGGAGGGGTTCTTTGCGGATTTTGCTCATGTTGCTGATGATGAGAGTCGCCATTTCTCTTGGTGTTCACAGAGGCTTGCTGAACTGGGTTTCGA ATATGGAGATATGCCAGCTCACAATTTGCTATGGAGGGAATGTGAGAAATCATCAGACAATGTTGCTGCACGTTTGGCAGTGATCCCACTAGTCCAG GAGGCTAGAGGACTTGATGCTGGGCCACGTTTGGTGCAAAAATTAGTTGGTTTTGGAGATAATAGGACATCTAAAATTGTGGCTAGAATTGCTGAAGAGGAAGTTGCACATGTAGCAGTGGGGCTTTGCTGGTTTCTTTCTGTCTGTCAAAAAATGGGCCGCACCCCAGACTCCACTTTTAAAG ACTTGCTCAAGGAATACAATGTGGAACTCAAAGGTCCCTTCAACTATGCAGCTCGAGAGGAAGCTGGCATTCCCCGTGATTG GTATGACGCGCCATCAACAAGCAATCaagaaaagaaagacaaagataatgataaaaaacACCTCTCTGAA GTTTATGAGAGGGTAGCTTCCATCATTGCTATGGAAAGAGAGAATTTAAGTTTCACAAGGCCATCTGAATGA